One genomic window of Mucilaginibacter sp. SJ includes the following:
- a CDS encoding cytochrome c maturation protein CcmE domain-containing protein, with amino-acid sequence MKKSAIFGLVVIAIAIAVIISVYSSSSTYATFAEAQQTSSELHVIGHFSKGKEMVYDAAKDANYFSFYMKDNKGEERKVVFTGTKPEDFERSEQLVLTGQMVGSEFHASKILMKCPSKYTQDKLEVTEAKAKQASI; translated from the coding sequence ATGAAAAAAAGTGCAATTTTTGGTCTTGTTGTTATCGCTATAGCCATAGCGGTTATCATAAGTGTTTATTCAAGCTCAAGCACCTATGCAACCTTTGCCGAAGCGCAGCAAACCAGCAGCGAACTGCATGTAATAGGCCATTTCAGCAAGGGAAAGGAAATGGTTTATGACGCTGCTAAGGATGCTAATTATTTTTCATTTTATATGAAAGATAATAAAGGCGAAGAGCGTAAAGTTGTTTTTACCGGTACCAAACCGGAAGACTTTGAGCGTTCAGAGCAACTGGTACTTACCGGCCAGATGGTTGGGAGTGAGTTTCATGCATCAAAGATCCTGATGAAATGCCCATCCAAATACACCCAGGATAAGTTAGAAGTTACAGAAGCGAAGGCTAAACAAGCCAGCATTTAA